One stretch of Brachyhypopomus gauderio isolate BG-103 chromosome 10, BGAUD_0.2, whole genome shotgun sequence DNA includes these proteins:
- the tmem230a gene encoding transmembrane protein 230a gives MVPTRGGTAGGGINSVKYSRLPDSDEGYIDLQFKRTPPKVPYKAIALAMFLFVIGSLLIIVGSLLLAGYIHVTYPDRTIPVLIIGVLIFLPGFYHLRIAYYASKGYRGYSYDDIPDFDD, from the exons ATGGTGCCCACCCGAGGTGGCACAGCCGGCGGGGGAATCAACAGTGTTAAATATTCAAGATTGCCTGACAGTGATGAAGGCTATATTGATCTGCAG TTCAAGAGAACCCCACCTAAAGTACCATACAAGGCGATTGCTTTGGCAATGTTCCTGTTCGTGATCGGATCTTTGCTGATTATTGTTGGATCTCTGCTTTTGGCTGGGTACATTCATGTTACA TATCCAGATCGTACTATTCCAGTTCTCATCATTGGAGTTCTGATCTTTCTTCCTGGATTCTATCACTTGAGGATTGCCTACTATGCCTCCAAGGGTTACCGTGGTTACTCCTATGATGACATTCCAGATTTTGATGACTGA